The Chitinophaga sp. Cy-1792 genome contains the following window.
GAATAAACTTACCGGCGTGATCATGTCTGTAGTAGGCGACAGCCGCGAACTGGAAGGTACCATTCACGGCGATGAATTTGAACTGTCAGGCTTCACCGGCCCCAGCCCCATCTACATCAAAGGAAAAGTCAACGACGACAAAACATTGACAGGAGAACTATCTTTAGGCATCTACAACAACATTAAATTCGACGGCGAAAAAAATGCGGCTGCTGAACTACCAGACCCTTACAAGCTTACCTATCTGAAGGAAGGCTACTCCAAACTGGATTTCACCCTGCCCGATCTGAACGGAAAAAATGTTTCTCTCAGCGATGAAAAATACAAAGGCAAAGTGGTCGTTGTAGAAATCATCGGCACCTGGTGTCCTAACTGTACCGACCAGACATCCTTCCTCTCCCCATGGTTCAATAAAAATAAAGACCGTGGCGTAGAAGCGATTGCTATTGGTTTTGAACAGAAAGACGACCTGGATTATGCCCGCTATACGCTGGGTAAATTAAAAGAGAAATACAACATTAATTATGATATTCTTTTTGGTGGCATTGCTGATAAGAAAGTGGCGTCAGAAAAATTACCGGCGCTCAATAGGATGATGGCTTTCCCCACAACGATCCTCATAGACAGGAAGGGAAATGTCAGACAAATCCATACCGGTTATACCGGCGAAGTTACAGGACAATATTACAAAGATTATGTAGCGAAATGGAACAAAGACCTGGACGAACTCATTGCTGAAAAATAACACATTTACATCTACCTGATATAAACACAAACAAATGCAGAAATTAGCAACTTTAGTATTTTTCAGCGGAACATTCCTGCTGCTGTCATTAACGGCAGGCGCTACAACAAAAGACGGCAATAAAAAAGCAGCTGCTGCTACCACAGCGCCCGCAAAGGCCAGGGCTACCACTTTCCAGGTAGATGCAAAACAGAGTAAACTGAACTGGGTAGGAAAAAAGGTTGCCGGAGAACACAGCGGCACCATTAATATTTCCAATGGTGCGCTCACACTGGAAAACAACCAGCTGTCCGGCGGCAACTTCTCACTCGATACCCGCAGCATTGCTGTAACGGATATCAAAGATGCTGACAGTAATGCCAAACTGCTGGGGCACCTGAAAAGTGACGACTTCTTTTCTGTGGAGAAATTCCCGAAAGCCGACTTCGTGATCACCAGCCTGAAACCTAAGGGCAACGGCACTTATGATGTTACCGGCAATCTCACCATTAAAGGTATCACCAACCCTGTCAGTTTTCCTGCTACCGTTACCGTTAGTGGTAAACAGCTCACTGCAAAGGCCAGCATCACCGTAGACCGTACCAAATACAGTATAAAGTATGGCTCTAAAAGCTTCTTTGAAGGCATCGGCGACAAAGCGATCTATGATAACTTTGACCTGAACGTAGAACTGGTAGCCAGCGCTAAATAACTGCTTACTAATCCATCAGGGCTGACTAAAGGCACTATATTCATACCTGCAGGTATATCGCGCTGCGCGCGGTTTTGCTTACGCAGATGCTTATATTAACTTTTAGCCAGCCTTTTTTATACCCCTTTACAGCCCACAGCAACGCCTTACCACCAATATTTACTGACATGAACCACAGAAAAATGATCTTCATTTTAATGGGGATACTATGCCTTTACTGCATGGTGGCAGGCTTTCGCACCCATACCGCAGGCCCGCCCACCAAGGCTTCCCTGGGAGAAAAGCTTTTTTTCGAGAAACAATTATCGAAAGACAGCACCCTTGCCTGCGCCTCCTGCCATATACCCCAGTTCGGCTTCGCCGATACCCTGACTTTCAGCCGCGGACTAAATGGCACGCCTACACGCAGGAATACACCTGGTATCACCAACCTCTCCGGACGCCCCAGCTATTTCTGGGACGGCCGCGCCGCTACCCTGGAAGACCAGGCATTGCAGCCCATCATCAATCCCGTAGAAATGGGGCTCCCCATCGTTGAAGCAGTACAGCGCCTCAACAACAACCCCGGCTACCAGCAACTATTCAAACAGGTTTTTGACGATACCGTCAGCAGCAAAAATCTGCTGCAAGCCATAGCTGCCTATGAACGAACACTCGAAACGGCCAATAGTCCATACGACCGCTATATCAACGGAGACGACAACGCACTGACACCATCGGCTATACGTGGCAGATTGCTGTTCATCGGCAAAGCCAACTGTAACAACTGTCACTCCGGGGAAGACTTCACCGCAGACCGTTTCAAGAACATAGGCCTGTTCAACGGCAAACAACTCAATGATGCCGGCCGCTTCGAAATAACGCACGACAGCTCACAGCTGGGCTTCTTTAAAGTTCCCAGTCTGCGCAATGTGGCCGTCACCGCTCCGTATATGCATAACGGTATGTTCCATACGCTGAAAGAGGTATTGCATTACTACAACAACCCCGACTCCGTGCTGCCCGGCGGTATACACCGCGATCTTTCCCTCAGCAAGCCATTGCAACTAAGCGAATCAGAACTCAACGATCTGGAAGCTTTTCTGATCGCACTAACGGACGATCGCTTTATCATCCACCGCAAACCATGAAAACACTTCACATGAAAAAAATTATACTGCCCGCTATTACCCCATTACTACTGATGCAGGCTGCTGCCGCACAGGATCAACGGCCCCGGCCGGACACTACCCGGCAACTGAACGAAGTGCAGATTGTTGGCTCCCGTAATGCCAGCCGCACCCGGCTTAACTCGCCAGTACCGGTAGATATCATCGATATTAAAGCCATCCAGGAACAGGCACCGCAAACCAGCATTACGCAGCTGCTGCAGTATATCTCTCCTTCTTTTCACTCTGTCAACGGCAGTAATGCCGGTGATGCCGGTTCCTCCCTGAACCTCGCCCAGCTGAAAGGCCTTGGCGCCGATCAGCTGCTGGTTCTGGTCAACGGCAAACGCCGGCATAAAAGCGCCAATATCAACTGGGGCGGACTCGCAAATGGCGCCACCGGTTACGACCTCAACGCCATCCCAACAGCCGCCATCGAAAGGATAGAGATACTGCGCGACGGCGCCGCTGCGCAATACGGCTCCGATGCCATCGCCGGGGTGATTAATATCGTACTGAAAAAACAAACCGATAACGGTGTGATCAGCAGCACTGCCAGCACCCGACGCCGCGGCGATGGTACCACCACCCGCACCAGCGTCAACTATGGGGTAAAGCTGGGTCAACAGGGCGGATACCTCAATGCTACCGTGGAATATGCCACCCAGGCCATCGCATTGCAGCCCGGCCGCGACGACGCCGGACTCTATAATGGCCCTATCTACGGCGGCGGCGCCAATACCCGTGGCTACGATAATATCTATACGAAAGAAATCGATGATGCTATTCTGAAAAGCAGAGGCATAGACCGCCACTTCTTTGACCAGCGAGGCGGCGGCGCCAACAAGGCTAAAGACGCGTTGCTGTTTTTTAATGCCGCCGTACCAGTGAATGATAACGTAGAGGTATATACGTTTGGTGGCATCAGTCACCGCAACTCGCAATTCACTGCCGTGTACCGTCTTCCCGGGTGGACGGAACGCAACAACACCACCCTCTATCCCGATGGCTTCCTGCCTGCCATGGACAATGGCATTACTGATAAATCCATTGCCATCGGCATTAAAGGAAGGATCAAGGGCTGGAAACTGGATATCTCCAATGTTTATGGCAGAAATGATTTCAGCAATAATATCAGCAATTCGCTCAACGCCAGCATGGGCGTGAAAAGCCCGACTTCTTTCGACGCCGGTAAATACAATGCCGGACAGAATACCGCCGGCATAGAGGTGACACGGTATTTCGAAAAGCCCTTACATGGCATCAACGTAGCCTTTGGCGCCCAATACAGAACGGAGACCTACCAGATCATCGCCGGCGAAGAAGCCTCCTATACAAAGGCAGACCTCCGTACCATTTACCGCATCGACACCAGCGCCGCCGGCATTCCCTATGTAGCCGATGCCGGACTGCTTGCACTGAACGGACTCAGCCCGGGATCACAGATACATGCCGGCTTCCGGCCTTCCAATGAAGTGAATGTAAGCAGGGCCATTGTAGCGGGTTATATAGACCTGGAGGCTAATATCACAGAACAGTGGCTGCTCTCTGCAGCATTGCGTGCAGAAAACTTCTCTGACTTCGGTAACGTAACTACCGGCAAGATTGCCACCCGCTATAGCTTTGCGCCCTGGCTGAGCATTCGTGGCGCCGCCAATAGCGGTTTCCGTGCACCCGACCTGGCACAGTTCTATTACACAGAAACCAGTACCAGCTTTCAGCAGGGCCGCGCCATAGACCAAGTCACCGCCTCCAACAAGAGTGCTGCTACCAGAGCACTGGGTATCCCCTCGCTGACGCCGGAGAAGTCTACAGGCTACAGCGCCGGCATCACGAGTCAGCCGGTGAACAACGCAGAAATCTCTATAGACGGCTATCTCATCGATATAAAAAACCGGGTAGGCAACACCGGCAACTTCTCCGCCACCGATGCCAACCTCCCGGCGGAAGTACGCGCATTGCTACTGGCCACGGGCACCACACAGGCGAAGTTTTTTTACAACGCCTTCAGTACCCGTACCCAGGGCCTGGAAATAACTGCCAGCTATAGGTTTCCGCTGCAACGTGGCACTTTACAGCTCCTGGGAGGCGCCAACTTTTCTAAAAATGAAGTGACGTCGGTGAATACACCGAAAGGTTTGGAAGCCTACCGGTATGTGATTTTCAGCCAATCAGAACAGGCCCGTGTAACTACCAATATCCCACAGCAGAAAATTACGTTGCAGGGCAGTCTGAGCATCAACCGGTTCAATTTCCTGCTGCGTGGTGTCTACTTTGGCGCTGTGACCACTGCCACTGCACAAAATGCCAGTTTCCCAAAGCCAGATTATTACCTGCAGGAGTTAAGGCCTATCCTGGTGGCAGATGTAGCCATCGGATACCGGTTCAATAAGGTATTGCAGGCCACTATCGGTGTAAATAATGTATTTAATGAATTGGGAGATTATACAGCGGCTGCTACTTCGGGACTGAGAAACCCTACTATCGTGGGGATGCAGAACGGCAGCGCCGGCATACAGCCCTTTGTACGGGTACTGGCAAAACTCTGATCATCTGAAAAAAATAATTGTATGAAATACGTTTATCTATTTACGGTTGCCTCGCTGATAATTTTTTCTGCCTGCAAGAAATCGGATTACCTGGACATCAAAGCCACAGACCGGCCACCACTGAGCGCACAGGTAAGTTTTGTAAATGCACGCACCAGCAATACAGGTATTCAATTCTGGACATTCACACAGCAAATTACTACCAGTTTGCTCTATCCCGGCCAGGCGAGTCCTTACCTCGCAACCACCTACGGCAATGTGCAGATCAATGTTACAGAAGGCACCGGCAGCAGCTATACGGTATCCCGGCAGTTTGGAAATAGTGCCACGTATTCCGCCAGTGGCGGCCCTAACGGCCCTATAGCCACCTATTACCATACTGTATTTGCGGCGCCTTCTACCAACGATATCACAAAAGATTCCCTGATATTATTCTATGATGATCTCAGTGATCCTCCTGCCAGCCAGGCAAAGCTTCGCTTCGTTCATCTGGCTACACAAACCGGCGACCTGCAGGTAAGTCTCTACGATGGTACTACCCCAAAATCGCTGAGCGCCAAAGTAAGCTATGGCAGTGCTGCCAATGGAGATATCAATGGCAGTGCCTATTCGCTGGGGCCATTCACTAACGTAAACGCAGGTACGATTTCTATTGTCGTAAGTCCTGCCAACAATCTGAAATCATTGGTTATAAAAAATAATAATTTGACGAATATCAAGCTGGAAGCGGGGAAGATATATACAGTATTCCTGCATAGGGTTGCAGGAGAAGAGACGGTTGCAGCAGACTGGATTGTAGAAAAATAAGCAAAGGGGGGCCGGGGTAAAGCCGGCTCCCACATTGCTGAGACAAGTTAATAGTAGTCAGCCTATAACCTGTCGCCTATGAAAAAAGAGCGTTGATTGCAGGAATAACAGGATAAGTAAACATGGAAGTGCTTTCAGTTGGAGGTCTACAGCAAGGTGATTAATGGATGACGGCACTAAATCTGTTGGTGCCAGGGATGTCACAAATATAAGCAATCCCAATAATATCCATTTCATAATATTTTGTGAAAACATGACCAGGGCCATTACCGCGCCGGTTGCGGCAATGGCATAGGTCGGCGATTCAGTACTTTGGTTGAAAATGACGATCCAGATAAGCAGGTAGGCAGCGAATAGAAACC
Protein-coding sequences here:
- a CDS encoding peroxiredoxin — its product is MKSYKKFVLSALLAAGIGGAAHAEGPARPFIREGIWRGVFTLSESQVPFNFQLKGKDAEHAVFTLINGSRHDDFHVQRIGPDSIFIKMNTYDAALVAKIESDGHISGEYRSLVPNFRGNALPFTAEYGQDYRFAPAGTEEAPKFNIDGKWELKIYSKEPTPDRIGLLHQQGNKLTGVIMSVVGDSRELEGTIHGDEFELSGFTGPSPIYIKGKVNDDKTLTGELSLGIYNNIKFDGEKNAAAELPDPYKLTYLKEGYSKLDFTLPDLNGKNVSLSDEKYKGKVVVVEIIGTWCPNCTDQTSFLSPWFNKNKDRGVEAIAIGFEQKDDLDYARYTLGKLKEKYNINYDILFGGIADKKVASEKLPALNRMMAFPTTILIDRKGNVRQIHTGYTGEVTGQYYKDYVAKWNKDLDELIAEK
- a CDS encoding YceI family protein → MQKLATLVFFSGTFLLLSLTAGATTKDGNKKAAAATTAPAKARATTFQVDAKQSKLNWVGKKVAGEHSGTINISNGALTLENNQLSGGNFSLDTRSIAVTDIKDADSNAKLLGHLKSDDFFSVEKFPKADFVITSLKPKGNGTYDVTGNLTIKGITNPVSFPATVTVSGKQLTAKASITVDRTKYSIKYGSKSFFEGIGDKAIYDNFDLNVELVASAK
- a CDS encoding cytochrome-c peroxidase, with the translated sequence MNHRKMIFILMGILCLYCMVAGFRTHTAGPPTKASLGEKLFFEKQLSKDSTLACASCHIPQFGFADTLTFSRGLNGTPTRRNTPGITNLSGRPSYFWDGRAATLEDQALQPIINPVEMGLPIVEAVQRLNNNPGYQQLFKQVFDDTVSSKNLLQAIAAYERTLETANSPYDRYINGDDNALTPSAIRGRLLFIGKANCNNCHSGEDFTADRFKNIGLFNGKQLNDAGRFEITHDSSQLGFFKVPSLRNVAVTAPYMHNGMFHTLKEVLHYYNNPDSVLPGGIHRDLSLSKPLQLSESELNDLEAFLIALTDDRFIIHRKP
- a CDS encoding TonB-dependent siderophore receptor; the encoded protein is MKKIILPAITPLLLMQAAAAQDQRPRPDTTRQLNEVQIVGSRNASRTRLNSPVPVDIIDIKAIQEQAPQTSITQLLQYISPSFHSVNGSNAGDAGSSLNLAQLKGLGADQLLVLVNGKRRHKSANINWGGLANGATGYDLNAIPTAAIERIEILRDGAAAQYGSDAIAGVINIVLKKQTDNGVISSTASTRRRGDGTTTRTSVNYGVKLGQQGGYLNATVEYATQAIALQPGRDDAGLYNGPIYGGGANTRGYDNIYTKEIDDAILKSRGIDRHFFDQRGGGANKAKDALLFFNAAVPVNDNVEVYTFGGISHRNSQFTAVYRLPGWTERNNTTLYPDGFLPAMDNGITDKSIAIGIKGRIKGWKLDISNVYGRNDFSNNISNSLNASMGVKSPTSFDAGKYNAGQNTAGIEVTRYFEKPLHGINVAFGAQYRTETYQIIAGEEASYTKADLRTIYRIDTSAAGIPYVADAGLLALNGLSPGSQIHAGFRPSNEVNVSRAIVAGYIDLEANITEQWLLSAALRAENFSDFGNVTTGKIATRYSFAPWLSIRGAANSGFRAPDLAQFYYTETSTSFQQGRAIDQVTASNKSAATRALGIPSLTPEKSTGYSAGITSQPVNNAEISIDGYLIDIKNRVGNTGNFSATDANLPAEVRALLLATGTTQAKFFYNAFSTRTQGLEITASYRFPLQRGTLQLLGGANFSKNEVTSVNTPKGLEAYRYVIFSQSEQARVTTNIPQQKITLQGSLSINRFNFLLRGVYFGAVTTATAQNASFPKPDYYLQELRPILVADVAIGYRFNKVLQATIGVNNVFNELGDYTAAATSGLRNPTIVGMQNGSAGIQPFVRVLAKL
- a CDS encoding DUF4397 domain-containing protein, encoding MKYVYLFTVASLIIFSACKKSDYLDIKATDRPPLSAQVSFVNARTSNTGIQFWTFTQQITTSLLYPGQASPYLATTYGNVQINVTEGTGSSYTVSRQFGNSATYSASGGPNGPIATYYHTVFAAPSTNDITKDSLILFYDDLSDPPASQAKLRFVHLATQTGDLQVSLYDGTTPKSLSAKVSYGSAANGDINGSAYSLGPFTNVNAGTISIVVSPANNLKSLVIKNNNLTNIKLEAGKIYTVFLHRVAGEETVAADWIVEK